From the Esox lucius isolate fEsoLuc1 chromosome 21, fEsoLuc1.pri, whole genome shotgun sequence genome, one window contains:
- the pomp gene encoding proteasome maturation protein, translating into MNTRGLRSQLKDSVPVTGLGTQIGAYGVQDTLRSGFSSVKNELLPSHALELSEKNFQLNQDKMNFSTLRNIQGLHAPLKLQMEYRAARQIQRLPFLQSSHLALDTLKGNDESISFEDILNDPAQSEMMGEPHIMVEYKLGLM; encoded by the exons ATG AATACACGTGGACTCCGATCACAGCTAAAGGACAGTGTACCAGTGACTGGCTTGGGTACACAAATAGGGGCGTATGGCGTTCAGGACACACTCAGGAGCGG GTTCAGCAGTGTAAAAAATGAACTGCTACCCAGTCATGCCTTGGAGCTTTCAGAGAAGAAC TTTCAGCTGAACCAAGACAAGATGAACTTCTCTACCCTTAGAAACATCCAGGGTCTCCACGCTCCCCTGAAACTACAGATGGAATACAGGGCAGCTAGACAG ATTCAGCGCTTGCCATTCCTGCAGAGCTCACACCTGGCCTTGGATACTCTCAAAGGGAATGATGAGAGCATCAGCTTTGAGGATATCCTCAATG ATCCAGCCCAGAGTGAGATGATGGGTGAGCCTCATATCATGGTGGAGTATAAACTGGGCCTGATGTGA
- the c21h11orf65 gene encoding protein MFI isoform X2 has protein sequence MEKNLNQCAMESAPSSCPVKDPLAREDMVELDPQQEMVNHSAARIIQRTWRRHVDTRVFQYFKNLVRFRSRGDPRLLLRRENPNEADILDAAAGVHIRFRLGGTSFPPSIYYKIYTHRPIVDMCANSPMDYTHPGQKRPIPRQTHNQRSLAQDDRVGWYHRVENNGWRLLSGKSTLLGDIITLETNGKKVEFHHSKLQRRQDVERRRKRRKIEWMKHMYDRGGLIARTEHSETAVLVEQSVQGMMDAVEKLGPDLILEWEVDELLEWTNALNFDEYIYEWRSVGTSNSSESCKVKSLTPSMLEPCGTFSGLDPEDSQVGTNRSITHPLVSSLIQSEHSKANLSD, from the exons ATGGAGAAGAACCTAAACCAGTGTGCAATGGAAAG CGCGCCGTCATCCTGCCCGGTGAAGGACCCTCTAGCGCGAGAGGATATGGTGGAGCTGGACCCACAGCAGGAGATGGTCAACCACAGTGCTGCCAGGATCATACAGAGGACATGGAGGAGACATGTG GACACGCGTGTGTTCCAGTACTTCAAGAACCTCGTGAGGTTCCGTAGCCGGGGGGATCCACGACTCCTGCTCAGAAGAGAGAACCCCAACGAG GCAGACATTCTGGATGCTGCGGCTGGAGTCCATATCAGATTCAGACTGGGAGGA ACCAGCTTCCCCCCCAGCATCTACTATAAGATCTACACCCATCGCCCCATCGTAGACATGTGTGCCAACAGTCCCATGGACTACACTCACCCTGGGCAGAAGAGGCCCATCCCCAGGCAGACACACAACCAACGGTCCCTGGCGCAGGACGACCGGGTTGGGTGGTACCACCGAGTGGAGAACAACGGCTGGAGACTGCTCTCTGGGAAG tctaCTCTATTAGGTGACATCATCACACTGGAGACCAATGGCAAGAAGGTGGAGTTCCATCATTCCAAACTGCAGCGTCGCCAGGAcgtagagaggaggaggaagaggaggaagatcGAGTGGATGAAGCATAT GTATGACCGTGGCGGTCTGATAGCACGCACGGAGCACAGTGAGACTGCGGTGCTGGTGGAACAGTCAGTCCAAGGCATGATGGATGCCGTGGAGAAGCTGGGACCCGACCTCATCCTAGAGTGGGAGGTGGACGAGTTACTGGAGTGGACAAACGCTCTAAATTTTGATGA GTATATTTATGAGTGGAGAAGTGTGGGCACAAGCAATTCCTCTGAGTCTTGCAAAG TGAAGAGCCTGACCCCTTCCATGCTGGAGCCATGTGGGACATTCTCAGGGCTGGATCCAGAGGACAGCCAGGTGGGCACCAATAGAAGTATCACCCACCCCCTGGTCTCCAGCCTCATCCAGTCAGAACATTCCAAGGCCAATCTCTCTGATTGA
- the c21h11orf65 gene encoding protein MFI isoform X1: protein MKDNPSLTVKATFQATRMEKNLNQCAMESAPSSCPVKDPLAREDMVELDPQQEMVNHSAARIIQRTWRRHVDTRVFQYFKNLVRFRSRGDPRLLLRRENPNEADILDAAAGVHIRFRLGGTSFPPSIYYKIYTHRPIVDMCANSPMDYTHPGQKRPIPRQTHNQRSLAQDDRVGWYHRVENNGWRLLSGKSTLLGDIITLETNGKKVEFHHSKLQRRQDVERRRKRRKIEWMKHMYDRGGLIARTEHSETAVLVEQSVQGMMDAVEKLGPDLILEWEVDELLEWTNALNFDEYIYEWRSVGTSNSSESCKVKSLTPSMLEPCGTFSGLDPEDSQVGTNRSITHPLVSSLIQSEHSKANLSD from the exons ATGAAAGACAATCCCTCAC TCACAGTCAAAGCTACATTCCAGGCCACGAGGATGGAGAAGAACCTAAACCAGTGTGCAATGGAAAG CGCGCCGTCATCCTGCCCGGTGAAGGACCCTCTAGCGCGAGAGGATATGGTGGAGCTGGACCCACAGCAGGAGATGGTCAACCACAGTGCTGCCAGGATCATACAGAGGACATGGAGGAGACATGTG GACACGCGTGTGTTCCAGTACTTCAAGAACCTCGTGAGGTTCCGTAGCCGGGGGGATCCACGACTCCTGCTCAGAAGAGAGAACCCCAACGAG GCAGACATTCTGGATGCTGCGGCTGGAGTCCATATCAGATTCAGACTGGGAGGA ACCAGCTTCCCCCCCAGCATCTACTATAAGATCTACACCCATCGCCCCATCGTAGACATGTGTGCCAACAGTCCCATGGACTACACTCACCCTGGGCAGAAGAGGCCCATCCCCAGGCAGACACACAACCAACGGTCCCTGGCGCAGGACGACCGGGTTGGGTGGTACCACCGAGTGGAGAACAACGGCTGGAGACTGCTCTCTGGGAAG tctaCTCTATTAGGTGACATCATCACACTGGAGACCAATGGCAAGAAGGTGGAGTTCCATCATTCCAAACTGCAGCGTCGCCAGGAcgtagagaggaggaggaagaggaggaagatcGAGTGGATGAAGCATAT GTATGACCGTGGCGGTCTGATAGCACGCACGGAGCACAGTGAGACTGCGGTGCTGGTGGAACAGTCAGTCCAAGGCATGATGGATGCCGTGGAGAAGCTGGGACCCGACCTCATCCTAGAGTGGGAGGTGGACGAGTTACTGGAGTGGACAAACGCTCTAAATTTTGATGA GTATATTTATGAGTGGAGAAGTGTGGGCACAAGCAATTCCTCTGAGTCTTGCAAAG TGAAGAGCCTGACCCCTTCCATGCTGGAGCCATGTGGGACATTCTCAGGGCTGGATCCAGAGGACAGCCAGGTGGGCACCAATAGAAGTATCACCCACCCCCTGGTCTCCAGCCTCATCCAGTCAGAACATTCCAAGGCCAATCTCTCTGATTGA
- the c21h11orf65 gene encoding protein MFI isoform X3 encodes MKDNPSLTVKATFQATRMEKNLNQCAMESAPSSCPVKDPLAREDMVELDPQQEMVNHSAARIIQRTWRRHVDTRVFQYFKNLVRFRSRGDPRLLLRRENPNEADILDAAAGVHIRFRLGGTSFPPSIYYKIYTHRPIVDMCANSPMDYTHPGQKRPIPRQTHNQRSLAQDDRVGWYHRVENNGWRLLSGKSTLLGDIITLETNGKKVEFHHSKLQRRQDVERRRKRRKIEWMKHMYDRGGLIARTEHSETAVLVEQSVQGMMDAVEKLGPDLILEWEVDELLEWTNALNFDEYIYEWRSVGTSNSSESCKEPDPFHAGAMWDILRAGSRGQPGGHQ; translated from the exons ATGAAAGACAATCCCTCAC TCACAGTCAAAGCTACATTCCAGGCCACGAGGATGGAGAAGAACCTAAACCAGTGTGCAATGGAAAG CGCGCCGTCATCCTGCCCGGTGAAGGACCCTCTAGCGCGAGAGGATATGGTGGAGCTGGACCCACAGCAGGAGATGGTCAACCACAGTGCTGCCAGGATCATACAGAGGACATGGAGGAGACATGTG GACACGCGTGTGTTCCAGTACTTCAAGAACCTCGTGAGGTTCCGTAGCCGGGGGGATCCACGACTCCTGCTCAGAAGAGAGAACCCCAACGAG GCAGACATTCTGGATGCTGCGGCTGGAGTCCATATCAGATTCAGACTGGGAGGA ACCAGCTTCCCCCCCAGCATCTACTATAAGATCTACACCCATCGCCCCATCGTAGACATGTGTGCCAACAGTCCCATGGACTACACTCACCCTGGGCAGAAGAGGCCCATCCCCAGGCAGACACACAACCAACGGTCCCTGGCGCAGGACGACCGGGTTGGGTGGTACCACCGAGTGGAGAACAACGGCTGGAGACTGCTCTCTGGGAAG tctaCTCTATTAGGTGACATCATCACACTGGAGACCAATGGCAAGAAGGTGGAGTTCCATCATTCCAAACTGCAGCGTCGCCAGGAcgtagagaggaggaggaagaggaggaagatcGAGTGGATGAAGCATAT GTATGACCGTGGCGGTCTGATAGCACGCACGGAGCACAGTGAGACTGCGGTGCTGGTGGAACAGTCAGTCCAAGGCATGATGGATGCCGTGGAGAAGCTGGGACCCGACCTCATCCTAGAGTGGGAGGTGGACGAGTTACTGGAGTGGACAAACGCTCTAAATTTTGATGA GTATATTTATGAGTGGAGAAGTGTGGGCACAAGCAATTCCTCTGAGTCTTGCAAAG AGCCTGACCCCTTCCATGCTGGAGCCATGTGGGACATTCTCAGGGCTGGATCCAGAGGACAGCCAGGTGGGCACCAATAG
- the LOC105019620 gene encoding LOW QUALITY PROTEIN: very long-chain acyl-CoA synthetase (The sequence of the model RefSeq protein was modified relative to this genomic sequence to represent the inferred CDS: inserted 2 bases in 1 codon) gives MYVWMIYFSFLLLIGFLYNRFPYFLPDIQFVRKVLLNRYRLSKVKTRNNTILDRFLESVKRXILFEDKSYSYLDAEHMSNKVARVLLQHSNIDEGDTVAVFLGNHPFFLWIWLGLVKIGCSAAFLNYNMRSRSLLHCFSCSGANVLIVAEELKEAVEEILPTLREQNVTVFILTDQCTTAAMESFTDKISQASPEPIPAKMRSKVTLMSPAAYIYTSGTTGLPKAAMLTHMKLQAVSFSHSSFGVSSSDVFYINLPLYHSAGFFAFVGTIERGSTIALRRKCSASHFWDDCIRFNVTVIQYIGETLRYICSTPKRPNDRSHKVRIAIGNGARADVWREFLDRFGHISVNELYASTEGNVSLFNYVGKIGAVGRVNFFHKWMFPYALVKYDIEREEPFRNSEGFCIKAATGEAGLLVTRITQMTPFNGYVRDVKQTEKKRLHDVFVKGDQYFNTGDLLWIDGENFLHFKDRVGDTFRWKGENVSTNEVSDILTMVHGIQEANVYGVKVPSQEGRAGMAAIRLKEGEPFDGTGTCRHVSSYLPAYARPRFIRIQESLAITGTFKHMKLRLVGEGFNPGGISDRLYLLDEKTKNYVPLTQGMYDSIVLGIVKV, from the exons ATGTATGTGTGGATGATATACTTTAGTTTTTTGCTTTTGATTGGATTTTTATATAACCGCTTTCCTTACTTTCTGCCTGATATTCAGTTCGTTAGAAAAGTGTTATTGAACAGATACCGTCTATCAAAGGTCAAAACGAGAAACAACACAATTCTCGACCGATTCTTGGAATCTGTGAAGAG CATTCTGTTTGAGGATAAATCTTACTCGTATTTGGACGCTGAACACATGAGCAACAAAGTTGCCAGAGTCTTGCTGCAACACAGCAACATTGATGAAGGAGATACAGTTGCAGTTTTTTTAGGAAATCACCCTTTTTTTCTGTGGATTTGGTTGGGATTGGTTAAAATAGGATGTTCTGCTGCTTTTCTGAACTACAATATGAGGTCGAGATCATTGCTGCATTGCTTTTCCTGCAGTGGGGCAAATGTACTGATAGTGGCTGAAG AACTTAAAGAAGCGGTTGAGGAGATCTTGCCGACTCTGAGAGAGCAGAACGTCACGGTCTTCATCCTGACCGACCAGTGCACCACCGCCGCCATGGAAAGTTTCACCGACAAGATTAGTCAAGCCTCACCTGAACCAATACCAGCTAAAATGAGGTCAAAAGTCACACTGATGAGTCCTGCAGCCTACATTTACACTTCAGGCACAACAG GTCTTCCCAAAGCAGCAATGCTGACCCACATGAAATTGCAGGCCGTGTCCTTTTCTCATTCAAGTTTTGGAGTGTCTTCCTCTGATGTGTTTTACATAAATCTTCCCCTCTACCACTCTGCTGGCTTCTTTGCATTCGTTGGAACCATTGAGAGAG gTTCCACTATAGCCCTGCGGAGAAAATGTTCTGCCTCTCACTTCTGGGACGACTGCATAAGGTTCAATGTGACAGTGATACAGTACATAGGTGAAACCCTACGATATATCTGCAGCACACCAAAG AGACCCAATGACCGGAGTCATAAAGTGAGGATTGCAATAGGGAACGGAGCCAGAGCAGATGTGTGGAGAGAGTTTCTGGACCGCTTCGGACACATCAGCGTCAATGAGCTGTACGCGTCAACAGAAGGAAACGTCAGCCTGTTCAACTACGTTGGGAAGATCGGTGCTGTTGGGCGAGTCAACTTCTTTCACAAG TGGATGTTTCCCTATGCCCTTGTTAAATATgacatagagagagaagagCCTTTTAGGAACTCTGAGGGTTTCTGTATCAAAGCAGCTACAG GTGAGGCTGGACTGCTAGTCACCCGGATTACACAGATGACACCTTTTAATGGCTATGTCAGGGATGTAAAACAGACTGAAAAGAAGAGGCTGCATGATGTCTTTGTGAAGGGGGACCAGTACTTTAACACTGGAGATCTTCTATGGATTGATGGGGAGAACTTCTTACACTTTAAGGATCGTGTTGGGGACACATTCAG GTGGAAGGGGGAAAACGTTTCCACAAATGAAGTATCAGATATCCTCACAATGGTGCACGGTATCCAGGAGGCTAACGTTTACGGTGTAAAAGTGCCTA GCCAAGAGGGACGGGCTGGAATGGCAGCCATTAGATTGAAAGAGGGGGAGCCCTTTGACGGCACCGGCACATGCAGACATGTCTCCAGCTACCTACCTGCTTATGCCAGACCCCGCTTCATAAGAATTCAG GAGTCTCTGGCAATTACGGGAACGTTCAAGCATATGAAGTTGAGGTTGGTGGGGGAAGGGTTCAACCCAGGTGGAATCTCGGATCGTCTGTACCTTCTGGATGAGAAAACCAAGAATTATGTTCCACTAACACAGGGGATGTATGACTCCATTGTATTAGGAATAGTGAAAGTTTAA